Proteins from a genomic interval of Lelliottia amnigena:
- the infA gene encoding translation initiation factor IF-1 translates to MAKEDNIEMQGTVLDTLPNTMFRVELENGHVVTAHISGKMRKNYIRILTGDKVTVELTPYDLSKGRIVFRSR, encoded by the coding sequence ATGGCCAAAGAAGACAATATTGAAATGCAGGGTACCGTACTTGATACGTTGCCTAACACCATGTTTCGCGTAGAACTGGAAAACGGTCACGTGGTCACCGCGCACATCTCCGGTAAAATGCGCAAAAACTACATCCGTATCCTGACGGGCGACAAAGTGACTGTTGAGCTGACCCCGTACGACCTGAGCAAAGGCCGCATTGTCTTCCGTAGTCGCTAA
- the aat_1 gene encoding leucyl/phenylalanyl-tRNA--protein transferase, which yields MYGVAQGTLFCGESMFSRAINASKTALLVFCQEFSLRGGQLMDCQVLNEHTASLGAVEITRRHYLDQLDKLRLQKLPQNFWVPRTLFMPQV from the coding sequence ATGTATGGCGTGGCGCAAGGGACATTATTTTGCGGTGAATCGATGTTTAGTCGCGCGATTAACGCCTCTAAAACCGCGCTGCTGGTTTTTTGTCAGGAGTTTTCCCTGCGCGGTGGTCAACTGATGGATTGTCAGGTGCTCAACGAACACACGGCGTCACTAGGTGCGGTTGAAATTACGCGTCGCCATTACCTCGACCAACTGGACAAGCTGCGCCTGCAAAAGCTCCCACAGAACTTTTGGGTGCCGAGAACACTCTTTATGCCTCAGGTGTAA
- the aat_2 gene encoding leucyl/phenylalanyl-tRNA--protein transferase, with the protein MRLVQLSRHNIAFPPPEGALREPNGLLALGGDLSPARLLMAYQRGIFPWFSPGDPILWWSPDPRAILEPSQFHLSRSMKRFHAKSSYRVTLNYAFGQVIEGCAADRDEGTWITHDIINAYLRLHELGYAHSIEVWDNDTLVGGNVWRGARDIILR; encoded by the coding sequence ATGCGCCTGGTCCAGCTTTCTCGTCATAACATTGCGTTCCCTCCGCCAGAGGGAGCGCTACGTGAACCCAATGGGCTACTCGCACTCGGCGGGGATTTAAGCCCGGCACGCCTGTTAATGGCCTACCAGCGCGGAATTTTCCCGTGGTTTTCACCCGGCGATCCCATTTTGTGGTGGTCACCCGATCCCCGCGCGATACTGGAGCCATCACAGTTTCACCTCAGCCGCAGCATGAAGCGCTTTCATGCCAAATCATCCTACCGCGTCACGCTTAATTATGCTTTTGGGCAGGTTATTGAGGGCTGCGCTGCGGATCGCGATGAAGGCACCTGGATTACCCACGATATTATCAATGCCTATCTTCGTTTACATGAGCTGGGCTATGCGCACTCGATTGAAGTCTGGGACAATGACACGCTGGTGGGGGGGAATGTATGGCGTGGCGCAAGGGACATTATTTTGCGGTGA
- a CDS encoding cysteine/glutathione ABC transporter membrane /ATP-binding protein: MRALLPYLALYKRHKWMLTLGVVLAILTLLASIGLLTLSGWFLSASAVAGFAGLYSFNYMLPAAGVRGTAIARTAGRYFERLVSHDATFRVLQHLRIFTFSKLLPLSPAGLARFRQGDLLNRVVADVDTLDHLYLRVISPLVGAFVVIAVVTLGLCMLDVPIALTLGGIMLLTLLLLPPLFYRAGKATGEKLTRLRGDYRQQLTSWLQGQAELTIFGASRRYRARMESTELSWHEAQRRQSELTALSQALMLLIGGFAVIAMLWMAAGGVGGNTQPGALIALFVFCALAAFEALAPVTGAFQHLGQVIASAVRITQIVEQTPEVQFKEGHSVVPDSIAVQLTEVTFAYEGQTQNALDGINLTVQAGQHVAILGRTGCGKSTLLQLLTRAWDPRQGQILFNTTPLTDFNEQTLRKIVSVVPQRVHLFSATLRDNLLLASPTASDEALCAVLEQVGLHKLLEDDGLNAWLGEGGRQLSGGELRRLAVARALLHDAPFMLLDEPTEGLDATTESQILDLLAQTMKNKTVLMVTHRLRGLANFDQIIVMDNGQIIEQGSHAELFAKQGRYYQFKQRL, from the coding sequence ATGCGTGCCCTACTCCCGTATCTCGCGCTTTATAAACGCCATAAATGGATGCTCACGCTCGGCGTTGTGCTCGCCATTTTAACGCTTCTGGCAAGCATTGGCCTGCTGACGCTCTCTGGCTGGTTCCTGTCCGCGTCTGCCGTTGCAGGCTTTGCCGGATTATACAGCTTCAACTATATGCTGCCCGCTGCGGGCGTTCGTGGCACGGCTATCGCGCGCACCGCAGGTCGATATTTTGAGCGTCTGGTCAGCCACGACGCGACTTTCCGTGTCCTGCAGCATCTGCGTATTTTCACGTTCAGCAAGCTGCTGCCGCTCTCTCCTGCCGGGCTGGCGCGTTTTCGTCAGGGTGATTTACTAAACCGCGTCGTCGCTGACGTCGATACGCTGGATCACCTTTACCTGCGCGTGATTTCCCCGCTGGTAGGTGCTTTTGTGGTGATCGCCGTTGTCACGCTGGGGCTTTGTATGCTTGATGTGCCGATCGCTCTCACGCTCGGCGGCATAATGTTACTCACGCTTCTCTTGTTGCCACCGCTATTTTATCGCGCGGGCAAAGCAACGGGTGAAAAACTCACGCGTTTGCGTGGGGACTATCGTCAGCAGTTAACATCATGGCTGCAAGGCCAGGCCGAATTAACCATTTTTGGTGCCAGCCGACGCTATCGTGCCCGGATGGAAAGCACTGAGCTGAGCTGGCATGAAGCTCAGCGCAGACAATCGGAGCTGACGGCGCTCTCTCAGGCGTTGATGCTGTTGATTGGCGGTTTCGCTGTGATTGCAATGCTGTGGATGGCCGCCGGAGGCGTGGGGGGAAATACCCAGCCCGGCGCGCTAATTGCTCTGTTCGTCTTTTGTGCACTTGCAGCATTTGAGGCGCTCGCGCCTGTGACCGGCGCATTCCAGCACCTTGGCCAGGTTATTGCGTCTGCGGTGCGCATCACGCAGATCGTTGAGCAAACGCCGGAAGTCCAGTTCAAGGAAGGTCACTCAGTCGTGCCAGACAGCATCGCTGTGCAGCTGACAGAGGTGACGTTTGCCTACGAGGGACAAACGCAAAATGCGCTTGATGGAATTAATCTGACTGTCCAGGCGGGGCAGCATGTCGCCATTCTTGGCCGAACGGGCTGTGGTAAATCGACGCTTTTACAGCTGCTGACCCGTGCGTGGGATCCGCGCCAGGGACAGATTCTTTTTAATACCACACCCCTGACCGATTTTAACGAGCAGACGCTGCGCAAAATCGTCAGCGTTGTACCGCAGCGCGTTCATCTCTTTAGCGCAACTCTGCGCGACAATTTACTGCTGGCCTCCCCTACCGCTTCTGATGAAGCGTTGTGCGCTGTTCTCGAACAAGTGGGTTTACACAAGCTGCTTGAGGATGACGGTTTGAACGCCTGGCTTGGCGAAGGAGGACGCCAGCTTTCCGGTGGTGAATTGCGCCGTCTGGCAGTAGCAAGAGCATTACTGCATGATGCCCCCTTCATGTTATTGGATGAACCGACAGAAGGGCTCGACGCAACCACTGAAAGTCAAATTCTTGATTTACTGGCGCAAACCATGAAAAACAAAACCGTGCTGATGGTGACTCACCGCCTGCGCGGGCTGGCGAATTTTGATCAAATAATTGTCATGGACAACGGACAGATTATTGAGCAAGGTAGTCACGCAGAATTGTTCGCGAAACAGGGTCGTTATTACCAGTTTAAACAACGTCTGTAG
- the cydD_1 gene encoding cysteine/glutathione ABC transporter membrane /ATP-binding protein, translating to MLDRLQEAGPAWIQGKPAGSWATLILEQIDDMHDYYARYLPQMALAVFVPLLIVLAIFPTNWVAALILLGTAPLIPMFMAMVGMGAADANRRNFLALGRLSGHFLDRLRGMETLRVFGRGEAEIDNIRLASQDFRQRTMEVLRMAFLSSGVLEFFTSLSIALVAVYFGFSYLGALDFGHYGTAVTLSAGFLALILAPEFFQPLRDLGTFYHAKAQAVGAADSLKTFLETPLAHPERGDVTLNGKEPVTLEAHDFSVLSPEGKVLAGPLNFTLAAGQRVVLVGTSGSGKSSLLNALSGFMAYTGSLQVNRTELRSLEPDAWRKQLSWVGQNPQLPASTLRENVLLARPDAHEDELKSVLDRAWVSEFLPGLPNGVDTVVGDQSAGLSVGQAQRIAVARALLNASQLMLLDEPAASLDAHSEQRVMQALNDASKQQTTLMVTHQLEGIAEWDQIWVMENGHIVEQGDYATLAAAQGPFAALLANRQEDI from the coding sequence GTGCTCGACAGACTTCAGGAAGCTGGCCCCGCATGGATTCAGGGAAAACCGGCCGGAAGCTGGGCTACGCTTATTCTCGAACAAATCGACGATATGCATGATTACTATGCCCGCTATCTCCCGCAGATGGCGCTGGCGGTTTTTGTTCCGCTGCTTATTGTGCTCGCCATTTTCCCAACCAACTGGGTTGCTGCGTTAATTTTGCTGGGGACTGCACCGCTTATACCGATGTTTATGGCAATGGTCGGAATGGGGGCTGCTGATGCCAACCGGCGCAATTTCCTTGCGCTCGGCCGCCTGAGCGGACATTTCCTTGACCGACTGCGTGGGATGGAAACCCTGCGCGTCTTTGGCCGTGGTGAAGCCGAAATTGACAATATTCGCCTCGCGTCACAGGATTTCCGCCAGCGCACAATGGAAGTGCTGCGTATGGCCTTCCTCTCCTCCGGCGTACTTGAATTCTTTACGTCGCTTTCGATTGCCCTGGTGGCCGTTTACTTCGGTTTCTCGTATCTCGGCGCGCTCGATTTTGGTCACTACGGCACGGCAGTAACGCTGTCTGCTGGTTTCCTCGCGCTCATTCTGGCACCCGAATTTTTCCAGCCGCTGCGCGATTTGGGGACGTTTTATCACGCCAAAGCGCAGGCCGTTGGCGCCGCTGACAGCCTGAAAACCTTCCTTGAAACGCCGCTGGCCCATCCCGAACGCGGTGACGTCACGCTCAACGGTAAGGAGCCAGTCACTCTTGAAGCCCATGACTTTTCTGTGCTTTCGCCAGAAGGCAAAGTGCTCGCTGGTCCGCTCAACTTCACGCTTGCTGCGGGTCAGCGCGTCGTTTTAGTCGGCACGAGCGGTTCAGGAAAAAGCTCGTTGCTGAATGCGTTATCCGGATTTATGGCGTACACCGGTTCGTTGCAGGTCAATCGAACCGAATTGCGCTCGCTTGAGCCCGATGCCTGGCGCAAACAGTTGAGCTGGGTGGGGCAAAACCCACAGCTACCTGCTTCTACGCTGCGCGAGAACGTCTTACTGGCGCGTCCCGATGCGCATGAAGATGAGCTCAAATCGGTGCTCGATCGCGCCTGGGTTAGCGAGTTCCTGCCGGGTCTGCCAAACGGCGTTGATACCGTGGTGGGCGATCAGTCCGCAGGACTTTCCGTTGGCCAGGCACAGCGTATCGCCGTGGCGCGTGCCCTGCTTAACGCAAGCCAGCTGATGTTGCTCGACGAACCCGCCGCCAGCCTGGATGCCCACAGCGAGCAACGTGTTATGCAGGCGCTCAATGACGCGTCAAAGCAGCAGACGACGCTCATGGTGACGCACCAACTGGAAGGCATTGCCGAATGGGATCAGATTTGGGTGATGGAAAACGGCCATATTGTTGAGCAAGGCGATTACGCAACGCTCGCTGCCGCTCAGGGGCCCTTTGCGGCTCTGCTGGCGAATCGTCAGGAGGATATTTAA
- the cydD_2 gene encoding cysteine/glutathione ABC transporter membrane /ATP-binding protein, translating into MEKNRQQELTRWLKQQSVLSRRWLNISRLLGFISGLLIVAQAWLLARILNHMIMENIPREALLMPFVVLVLVFILSRLGCLATRAGRLLCRTANSL; encoded by the coding sequence ATGGAAAAAAACCGTCAACAAGAGTTAACTCGCTGGCTTAAACAGCAAAGCGTTCTTTCGCGCCGCTGGCTGAATATTTCCCGCCTTTTGGGTTTTATCAGCGGTTTGTTGATTGTCGCCCAGGCATGGCTGCTGGCCCGCATTCTCAACCATATGATTATGGAAAATATACCGCGCGAGGCACTGTTGATGCCTTTTGTCGTGCTGGTGTTGGTCTTTATTCTTTCGCGCCTGGGTTGTCTGGCTACGCGAGCGGGTAGGCTTTTATGCCGGACAGCAAATTCGCTATGA
- the trxB gene encoding thioredoxin reductase, producing the protein MGTAKHSKLLILGSGPAGYTAAVYAARANLQPVLITGMEKGGQLTTTTEVENWPGDPHDLTGPLLMERMHEHATKFDTEILFDHINKVDLQNRPFRLTGDNGEYTCDALIIATGASARYLGLPSEEAFKGRGVSACATCDGFFYRNQKVAVIGGGNTAVEEALYLANIASEVHLIHRRDTFRAEKILIKRLMDKVASGNIVLHTHRTLEEVTGDQMGVSGLRLRDTQNSDNVESLEVAGLFVAIGHSPNTGIFDGQLALENGYIKVQSGIHGNATQTSIPGVFAAGDVMDHIYRQAITSAGTGCMAALDAERYLDGLAELSK; encoded by the coding sequence ATGGGCACGGCCAAACACAGTAAGCTGCTAATCCTTGGTTCTGGACCTGCGGGATACACCGCAGCGGTCTACGCTGCACGCGCTAACCTGCAACCGGTTTTGATCACCGGCATGGAAAAAGGCGGTCAGTTGACCACCACAACGGAAGTGGAAAACTGGCCAGGCGATCCGCATGACCTAACCGGGCCGCTGCTGATGGAGCGCATGCACGAGCACGCGACCAAGTTCGACACAGAAATTCTGTTCGATCACATCAACAAAGTTGATCTACAAAACCGTCCTTTCCGTCTGACCGGCGACAACGGCGAATACACCTGTGACGCGCTCATCATCGCGACGGGCGCATCTGCTCGTTATCTGGGGTTGCCTTCTGAAGAAGCATTTAAGGGCCGCGGTGTCTCTGCCTGCGCAACCTGTGATGGTTTCTTCTATCGTAACCAGAAAGTAGCGGTCATCGGCGGAGGCAACACCGCGGTTGAAGAAGCACTGTACCTGGCGAATATCGCCTCGGAAGTGCACCTGATTCACCGTCGCGACACCTTCCGTGCTGAAAAAATTCTGATCAAACGCCTGATGGACAAAGTCGCCAGCGGCAATATCGTGCTGCATACGCATCGCACGCTGGAAGAAGTGACCGGTGACCAAATGGGTGTGTCAGGCCTGCGCCTGCGCGATACGCAAAACAGCGATAACGTCGAATCTTTGGAAGTGGCTGGCCTGTTTGTTGCCATCGGTCACAGCCCAAATACCGGTATTTTTGACGGTCAACTGGCGCTGGAAAACGGCTACATCAAAGTGCAGTCGGGTATCCACGGCAATGCAACCCAAACCAGCATTCCGGGCGTCTTTGCTGCGGGAGATGTTATGGACCACATCTATCGTCAAGCGATCACCTCTGCGGGCACAGGCTGCATGGCCGCGCTGGATGCAGAACGTTATCTGGACGGACTGGCTGAACTGAGTAAATAA
- the lrp_1 gene encoding Leucine-responsive regulatory protein, which translates to MVDSKKRPGKDLDRIDRNILNELQKDGRISNVELSKRVGLSPTPCLERVRRLERQGFIQGYTALLNPHYLDASLLVFVEITLNRGAPDVFEQFNTAGTKT; encoded by the coding sequence ATGGTAGATAGCAAAAAGCGCCCTGGCAAAGATCTCGACCGCATCGATCGTAACATTCTTAATGAGTTGCAAAAGGATGGGCGTATTTCCAACGTCGAGCTTTCAAAACGTGTGGGACTTTCTCCGACGCCGTGCCTCGAGCGTGTGCGCCGACTGGAAAGACAGGGTTTTATTCAGGGCTATACAGCTCTGTTAAACCCGCATTATCTGGATGCCTCACTTCTCGTTTTTGTTGAGATTACTCTGAATCGTGGCGCACCGGATGTGTTTGAGCAATTTAATACCGCGGGTACAAAAACTTGA
- the lrp_2 gene encoding Leucine-responsive regulatory protein — MCLSNLIPRVQKLEEIQECHLVSGDFDYLLKTRVPDMSAYRKLLGETLLRLPGVNDTRTYVVMEEVKQSNRLVIKTR, encoded by the coding sequence ATGTGTTTGAGCAATTTAATACCGCGGGTACAAAAACTTGAAGAAATTCAAGAGTGTCACTTGGTTTCAGGCGATTTCGACTACTTGTTGAAAACCCGCGTACCTGATATGTCAGCCTATCGTAAACTGTTAGGTGAAACCTTGCTGCGACTGCCTGGTGTGAACGACACCCGTACCTATGTGGTAATGGAAGAAGTCAAACAGAGCAATCGTCTGGTGATTAAGACACGCTAA
- the ftsK_1 gene encoding DNA translocase FtsK: protein MSQEYTEDKEVTLTKLSSGRRLLEALLILVALFAVWLMAALLSFNPSDPSWSQTAWHEPIHNLGGVPGAWLADTLFFVFGVMAYTIPVIIVGGCWFAWRHRQNEDYIDYFAVSLRLIGALALILTSCGLAAINADDIWYFASGGVIGSLLSTALKPMLHSSGGTITLLCIWAAGLTLFTGWSWVSIAEKLGNFILNILTFASNRTRRDDTWVDEDEYEDDDEETSSTADRRESRRTRIMRGALERRKRVAEKFANPLGRKTDAALFSGKRMDDEEHVEYSARGVAADPDDVLFSGHRAMPGDYDEYDPLLNGHSVTAPVATAAMATTAAQVYAAPVDAVTPSAPVLTADTDLQQPVIDWQTAPGVHTPEPSIAPQPESYTPAQHQEHWQQPYQPDTTYEPQAYQQYEQPAVPPHQQPAPEYVEPVQEDVEPAPVVEETKPSRPPMYYFEEVEERRAREREQLAAWYQPVPEPAKEPVSTPAFSPSVASDMGAASSVAPVAAGVQQATSHATTAAGVAAPVF, encoded by the coding sequence TTGAGCCAGGAATATACTGAAGACAAAGAAGTCACTTTAACGAAGTTAAGCAGCGGGCGCCGACTCCTGGAGGCGTTACTGATTCTTGTTGCCCTTTTTGCCGTCTGGTTGATGGCAGCCTTACTCAGTTTCAACCCTTCCGACCCTAGCTGGTCGCAGACTGCATGGCATGAGCCTATCCATAACCTGGGTGGGGTTCCTGGCGCGTGGCTGGCAGATACACTGTTCTTCGTGTTTGGCGTGATGGCTTACACCATACCTGTCATCATTGTCGGGGGGTGTTGGTTCGCCTGGCGTCACCGTCAGAACGAAGATTACATCGACTATTTTGCGGTATCACTGCGTCTCATTGGCGCCTTAGCGTTGATCCTGACGTCCTGCGGTTTGGCAGCGATCAATGCCGATGATATCTGGTATTTCGCCTCCGGTGGGGTGATCGGCAGTCTCTTAAGCACTGCACTCAAGCCTATGCTCCACAGCAGCGGTGGCACCATTACCTTACTGTGCATCTGGGCCGCGGGCCTGACGTTGTTTACAGGATGGTCATGGGTCAGCATTGCCGAAAAACTGGGCAACTTTATCCTCAATATTTTAACCTTCGCCAGCAACCGTACGCGTCGTGACGATACATGGGTTGATGAAGATGAATACGAAGATGATGATGAAGAGACATCGTCAACAGCGGATCGTCGGGAGTCACGCCGCACGCGTATTATGCGAGGCGCGCTGGAGCGTCGTAAACGCGTCGCTGAAAAATTTGCAAATCCCCTTGGCCGTAAAACCGATGCAGCACTTTTCTCCGGCAAACGCATGGATGATGAAGAGCACGTCGAATACAGCGCCAGAGGTGTTGCCGCCGATCCTGATGACGTTTTGTTCTCCGGTCATCGGGCAATGCCTGGCGATTATGATGAGTACGATCCTTTACTAAACGGCCATTCGGTCACGGCACCGGTTGCCACAGCGGCAATGGCAACCACGGCAGCGCAGGTTTACGCTGCGCCAGTGGACGCTGTCACGCCTTCTGCACCTGTACTCACGGCAGACACGGATTTGCAGCAGCCCGTCATTGACTGGCAAACCGCGCCTGGCGTTCATACGCCTGAGCCGTCAATTGCTCCTCAGCCAGAAAGTTACACTCCGGCTCAGCACCAGGAACACTGGCAGCAACCGTATCAGCCTGACACGACTTATGAACCACAGGCTTATCAGCAATATGAACAGCCTGCCGTTCCGCCGCATCAGCAACCTGCGCCTGAATATGTCGAGCCTGTTCAGGAGGATGTTGAGCCTGCGCCAGTAGTGGAGGAGACGAAACCGTCTCGTCCACCGATGTATTACTTTGAGGAAGTGGAAGAGCGCCGTGCACGTGAGCGTGAGCAGCTCGCTGCGTGGTACCAGCCAGTGCCAGAGCCGGCTAAAGAGCCTGTCAGCACGCCGGCATTTTCCCCCTCTGTTGCTTCTGATATGGGTGCCGCCTCCAGCGTTGCGCCTGTTGCGGCGGGTGTTCAGCAGGCAACTTCACATGCGACAACCGCTGCAGGCGTTGCTGCACCCGTATTTTAA
- the ftsK_2 gene encoding DNA translocase FtsK, whose product MAEEDYDDAEEMHQDELARQFAEQQNQRYGEEHQHEASHYPVQDSEDDAAEAELARQFAATQQQRYSGDQPSGANAFSLSDFEFSPIKDLVDNTPSAPLFTPSVMPEQEQPRQSFAPTQPQHVQQPVAPQQPVAAPPHYAQHQPSPAQPQESLIHPLLMRNGDSRPVQRPTTPLPSLDLLTSPPSEVEPVDTFALEQMARLVETRLADFRIKADVVNYSPGPVITRFELNLAPGVKAARISNLSRDLARSLSTVAVRVVEVIPGKPYVGLELPNKKRQTVYLREVLDNAKFRDNPSPLTIVLGKDIAGEPVVADLAKMPHLLVAGTTGSGKSVGVNAMILSMLYKAQPEDVRFIHDRPENAGTFGLRRYSASADRSGYRHERRCQRFALERQ is encoded by the coding sequence ATGGCTGAAGAGGATTACGATGACGCTGAAGAAATGCATCAGGATGAGCTAGCTCGCCAGTTTGCCGAGCAGCAAAATCAGCGTTACGGCGAAGAACATCAACATGAGGCGTCGCACTATCCTGTCCAGGACAGTGAAGATGATGCCGCAGAGGCTGAGCTGGCACGACAGTTCGCTGCGACGCAGCAGCAACGTTATTCTGGCGATCAGCCATCGGGAGCGAATGCGTTCTCATTGTCAGATTTTGAATTCTCGCCAATAAAAGATTTGGTTGATAATACGCCGAGTGCGCCGTTATTTACGCCGAGCGTCATGCCTGAACAGGAGCAACCGCGTCAGTCGTTTGCCCCTACGCAGCCACAACATGTTCAGCAACCTGTTGCGCCGCAGCAGCCTGTCGCTGCACCGCCGCACTATGCGCAGCATCAGCCGTCTCCGGCACAACCGCAGGAAAGTTTGATTCACCCGCTGCTGATGCGTAATGGTGACAGCCGTCCGGTGCAAAGACCAACGACGCCGTTGCCATCGCTGGATTTGTTAACCTCTCCGCCTTCTGAAGTGGAACCGGTCGATACTTTCGCACTTGAGCAAATGGCGAGACTGGTTGAAACGCGTCTGGCGGATTTCCGCATTAAAGCGGATGTGGTGAACTACTCTCCGGGCCCGGTTATCACCCGCTTTGAACTGAATCTGGCGCCTGGCGTTAAAGCTGCGCGAATTTCTAACCTGTCCCGTGACCTGGCACGTTCGCTCTCGACTGTGGCAGTGCGTGTGGTTGAAGTCATTCCAGGCAAACCCTATGTCGGTCTGGAATTGCCTAACAAAAAACGTCAGACCGTCTATTTGCGCGAGGTTCTGGATAACGCGAAATTCCGTGATAATCCATCGCCGCTCACTATCGTGCTGGGGAAAGACATTGCGGGTGAACCTGTGGTTGCGGATCTGGCGAAAATGCCCCATCTGCTGGTCGCGGGTACAACAGGTTCCGGTAAGTCTGTCGGCGTCAACGCCATGATTCTGAGCATGCTCTATAAAGCTCAGCCGGAAGATGTGCGTTTCATCCATGATCGACCCGAAAATGCTGGAACTTTCGGTTTACGAAGGTATTCCGCATCTGCTGACCGAAGTGGTTACCGACATGAAAGACGCTGCCAACGCTTTGCGCTGGAGCGTCAATGA
- the ftsK_3 gene encoding DNA translocase FtsK, with the protein MERRYKLMSALGVRNLAGYNDKIAEAARMGRPIPDPYWKPGDSMATEHPVLEKLPYIVVLVDEFADLMMTVGKKVEELIARLAQKARAAGIHLVLATQRPSVDVITGLIKANIPTRIAFTVSSKIDSRTILDQGGAESLLGMGDMLYSGPNSTTPVRVHGAFVRDQEVHAVVQDWKARGRPQYVDGITSESESEGGGSGGYDGAEELDPLFDQAVNFITEKRKASISGVQRQFRIGYNRAARIIEQMEAQGIVSEPGHNGNREVLAPPPFE; encoded by the coding sequence ATGGAACGCCGCTACAAACTGATGTCGGCGCTCGGCGTGCGTAATCTTGCAGGTTACAACGATAAAATCGCAGAAGCGGCGCGTATGGGCCGTCCGATTCCCGATCCATATTGGAAGCCTGGCGACAGCATGGCTACTGAGCATCCGGTTCTGGAAAAACTGCCTTATATCGTGGTGCTGGTGGATGAATTCGCCGACTTGATGATGACGGTGGGTAAAAAAGTGGAAGAGCTGATCGCTCGCCTGGCACAGAAAGCGCGTGCTGCGGGCATCCATCTCGTACTGGCGACACAGCGTCCCTCTGTCGATGTCATTACCGGTCTGATTAAAGCTAACATTCCAACGCGTATTGCGTTCACCGTATCGAGCAAAATTGACTCGCGAACTATTCTCGATCAGGGTGGCGCGGAATCGCTGCTCGGCATGGGCGACATGCTTTACTCTGGTCCGAACTCGACAACGCCAGTGCGTGTGCACGGTGCGTTTGTTCGTGATCAGGAAGTTCATGCAGTCGTGCAGGACTGGAAAGCGCGCGGTCGCCCGCAATACGTTGACGGTATCACCTCTGAAAGTGAAAGTGAGGGAGGCGGCAGCGGCGGCTATGACGGCGCTGAAGAGCTCGATCCTTTATTCGATCAGGCGGTTAACTTCATTACTGAAAAGCGTAAAGCGTCCATTTCTGGCGTGCAGCGTCAGTTCCGTATTGGTTACAACCGTGCAGCGCGTATTATTGAACAGATGGAAGCGCAGGGCATCGTGAGCGAGCCCGGTCACAACGGTAACCGCGAGGTACTTGCTCCGCCACCGTTTGAGTAA
- the lolA_1 gene encoding outer-membrane lipoprotein carrier protein, whose translation MKKIAIVGALLTSFVASSVWADAASDLKSRLDKVSSFHASFTQKVTDGSGNAVQEGQGDLWVKRPNLF comes from the coding sequence ATGAAAAAAATCGCAATCGTCGGAGCATTATTGACCAGCTTTGTTGCCAGCAGCGTCTGGGCCGATGCCGCTAGCGATCTTAAAAGCCGCCTGGATAAAGTCAGTAGCTTCCATGCCAGCTTCACTCAGAAAGTGACTGACGGCAGCGGGAATGCAGTGCAGGAAGGTCAGGGTGATTTATGGGTTAAGCGCCCCAATCTTTTTTAA
- the lolA_2 gene encoding outer-membrane lipoprotein carrier protein translates to MIYGLSAPIFFNWHMTQPDESILVSDGKTLWFYNPFVEQATATLLKDATSNTPFMLIARNQASDWQQYNIKQNGDDFVLTPKTSNGNLKQFTINVSNNGTINQFSAVEQDEQRSSYQLKSQQNGAIDASKFTFTPPQGVTVDDQRNK, encoded by the coding sequence GTGATTTATGGGTTAAGCGCCCCAATCTTTTTTAACTGGCATATGACCCAGCCAGACGAAAGCATTCTGGTTTCCGATGGTAAAACCCTGTGGTTCTACAATCCATTTGTCGAGCAGGCTACCGCGACATTATTGAAGGATGCGACGAGCAATACGCCGTTTATGCTGATTGCGCGCAACCAGGCCAGTGACTGGCAGCAGTACAATATCAAACAAAACGGTGATGATTTTGTTCTGACGCCGAAGACCAGTAACGGTAACCTGAAGCAGTTCACCATTAACGTGAGCAACAACGGGACAATCAATCAGTTTAGCGCTGTGGAACAAGACGAGCAGCGTAGTAGCTATCAGCTTAAGTCACAGCAAAATGGCGCTATTGATGCATCCAAATTCACCTTTACCCCGCCGCAGGGCGTAACGGTGGATGATCAACGCAATAAGTAA